The Musa acuminata AAA Group cultivar baxijiao chromosome BXJ1-3, Cavendish_Baxijiao_AAA, whole genome shotgun sequence genome window below encodes:
- the LOC135624985 gene encoding WRKY transcription factor 71-like, whose product MSGDEADHYGRRHDHFPFHGEPSSVSPQKPGSSSSGAANSLQVSDLKTLSPFLSFTDYLHDTPVDFHNLVPAFDDPSPRSHLLGGAHEPCELLAGGDGTAPVTPNSSMTSSSTEAAGEEDLGARKTDRPKQEEGEERQAAGGEEGRDKFKKVNKPRKKGERRQREPRIAFMTKSEVDHLEDGYRWRKYGQKAVKNSPYPRSYYRCTAPKCNVKKRVERSYQDSSVVVTTYEGQHTHHSPVNLRLAPPPPTTSFRGDLLSHQPSPMNSNINQQAEGHGLLQDIVPTLIHSKQRQ is encoded by the exons ATGTCCGGAGACGAGGCCGACCACTATGGCCGCCGCCATGATCACTTCCCTTTCCACGGTGAACCGTCGTCGGTGTCGCCGCAGAAGccgggcagcagcagcagcggtgcAGCCAACAGTCTGCAGGTTTCCGACCTCAAAACGCTATCGCCGTTCCTGAGCTTCACCGACTACCTCCACGACACGCCGGTGGACTTCCACAATCTGGTTCCGGCCTTCGATGACCCGAGCCCTAGGTCACACCTGCTCGGCGGTGCACATGAGCCGTGTGAATTGTTGGCGGGCGGCGACGGCACGGCTCCGGTGACTCCCAACTCCTCGATGACTTCGTCGTCGACGGAAGCGGCAGGGGAAGAAGACTTGGGTGCCCGCAAGACGGATCGGCCGAAgcaggaggagggagaggagaggCAGGCAGCAGGGGGTGAAGAAGGGCGTGACAAGTTCAAGAAAGT GAACAAGCCAAGGAAGAAAGGCGAGAGAAGGCAGAGGGAGCCACGGATTGCATTCATGACCAAGAGCGAGGTTGATCATCTCGAAGACGGATATCGATGGAGGAAGTACGGGCAGAAGGCAGTCAAGAACAGCCCATATCCCAG AAGCTACTACCGGTGCACGGCGCCCAAGTGCAACGTGAAGAAGAGAGTGGAGAGATCGTATCAGGATTCGTCGGTCGTGGTCACCACCTACGAAGGGCAGCACACTCATCACAGCCCAGTCAATCTTCGCTTAGCGCCACCTCCACCGACGACGAGCTTTCGCGGCGACCTGCTGTCGCATCAGCCGTCCCCCATGAACAGTAACATTAACCAGCAAGCCGAAGGCCATGGTCTCTTGCAAGACATCGTCCCTACTCTCATCCACAGCAAGCAGCGACAGTAA